The following are encoded together in the Algiphilus sp. genome:
- a CDS encoding Hsp20/alpha crystallin family protein produces MSVMRYEPWSLHRDLWQEMSRALDRMQSDDASSGATADWVPPVDIEEDKERFVLYADVPGVDPASIEVTLENGVLTLSGAREGHVEQDKAERRRVERAHGRFYRRFTLPDTADADNVSARGNNGVLEVVIPKRASTQPRRIAVAA; encoded by the coding sequence ATGAGTGTGATGCGTTACGAACCGTGGTCGCTGCACCGCGACCTGTGGCAGGAAATGAGCCGTGCGCTGGACCGCATGCAGTCCGATGATGCGTCGAGCGGCGCAACGGCGGACTGGGTTCCGCCGGTCGATATCGAGGAGGACAAGGAGCGGTTCGTCCTCTACGCCGACGTACCGGGCGTCGATCCGGCATCGATCGAGGTCACGCTGGAGAACGGCGTGCTGACGCTTTCCGGCGCCCGCGAAGGCCATGTGGAGCAGGACAAGGCCGAGCGCCGGCGCGTCGAGCGTGCGCACGGGCGCTTCTACCGCCGCTTCACGCTGCCCGACACGGCCGATGCCGACAACGTCAGCGCTCGCGGCAACAACGGCGTGCTGGAGGTCGTGATCCCCAAGCGAGCTTCCACCCAGCCCCGGCGCATCGCGGTCGCCGCCTGA
- a CDS encoding DnaJ C-terminal domain-containing protein — MEYKDYYKTLQVDKGASADEIKRAYRKLARQYHPDRNKEPDAETRFKEVNEAYEVLSDAEKRKAYDQLGANWQAGQQFRPPPGWEGGFRQSRRTGEFGGFSDFFSTLFGGGAAGAGFDPFGEMGAGGAGAGFRRPPPETRATLSVSVRESHEGATRAINVGGKRLSVRIPKGITTGQVIRLAGQGQQGGDLLLEITLRPSDGMRADGKDVHVAVPVPAWTAALGGKVAVPTLAGTVSLSVPAGSQSGRKLRLRGRGLPGNPPGDAYAELAVHAPEPQSDAQRQAYEALRDAFREHDD, encoded by the coding sequence ATGGAATACAAGGACTACTACAAGACCCTGCAGGTTGACAAAGGCGCGAGCGCAGACGAGATCAAGCGCGCCTACCGCAAGCTCGCGCGCCAGTACCACCCGGACCGCAACAAGGAACCCGACGCCGAGACCCGCTTCAAGGAGGTCAACGAGGCCTACGAGGTGCTGTCCGACGCCGAGAAGCGCAAGGCCTACGACCAGCTCGGCGCCAACTGGCAGGCCGGCCAGCAGTTCCGTCCGCCGCCGGGCTGGGAGGGCGGCTTCCGCCAGAGCCGGCGCACCGGCGAGTTCGGCGGCTTCTCGGACTTCTTCTCCACGCTGTTCGGGGGCGGCGCAGCCGGCGCCGGATTCGACCCCTTCGGCGAGATGGGCGCCGGCGGTGCCGGCGCCGGTTTCCGCCGACCGCCGCCGGAGACCCGCGCCACGCTGAGTGTCAGCGTCCGCGAAAGCCACGAAGGCGCGACCCGGGCCATCAATGTGGGCGGCAAGCGGCTGTCCGTGCGCATTCCCAAGGGCATTACCACCGGTCAGGTGATCCGGCTCGCCGGCCAGGGCCAGCAGGGTGGCGACCTGCTGCTGGAGATCACGCTGCGCCCGAGCGATGGCATGCGCGCCGACGGCAAGGATGTCCATGTCGCCGTGCCGGTGCCGGCATGGACTGCCGCGCTGGGTGGCAAGGTGGCCGTGCCGACGCTGGCCGGCACGGTATCGCTGTCGGTGCCGGCGGGCTCGCAGAGCGGGCGGAAGCTGCGACTGCGCGGCCGGGGCCTGCCCGGCAATCCGCCCGGCGACGCCTACGCCGAGCTCGCCGTGCACGCACCCGAGCCGCAGTCCGACGCCCAGCGGCAGGCCTACGAGGCGCTGCGCGACGCCTTCCGGGAGCACGACGACTGA
- a CDS encoding hemolysin family protein, giving the protein MGLLVLFLLLALVVSFACSMWESVLLSVTPSYVTRRVQEGGSTGRLLQEFKRDIDRPLSAILTLNTIAHTVGAIGVGAQANVLFGSAGLALMGMHLSFEAMIAGGATLAILVVSEIIPKTLGATYWERFAPLTVRCLKFLVLALYPFVRLSETITRFLKGGAHGPVFSRADFLAMAELGRQEGRLDASEASVIQNLLEFRETRARRIMTPRTVVIAARGSDTVGEFLERNPELAVSRLPVYRDDIDTVTGMVLKDDLLAAAARDEHDRRIDTISREALFVLDQQPLPRLLRQLTEARAQLAVVVDEYGVTQGVVTMEDVVETLLGLEIMDEADTIADMQALARANGRHADHGA; this is encoded by the coding sequence ATGGGTCTACTGGTCCTCTTTCTCCTGCTCGCGCTGGTGGTGTCCTTCGCCTGCTCGATGTGGGAATCCGTGCTGCTCTCGGTCACGCCGAGCTATGTCACCCGCCGCGTACAGGAGGGCGGCTCCACCGGTCGCCTGCTGCAGGAGTTCAAGCGCGACATCGACCGACCGCTCTCGGCGATCCTGACGCTCAACACCATCGCGCACACCGTCGGCGCCATCGGCGTGGGGGCACAGGCGAACGTGCTCTTCGGCAGCGCCGGCCTTGCGCTGATGGGCATGCACCTCAGCTTCGAGGCCATGATCGCGGGCGGCGCGACCCTCGCCATCCTGGTGGTGTCCGAGATCATCCCGAAGACGCTGGGTGCCACCTACTGGGAACGCTTCGCGCCGCTGACGGTGCGCTGCCTGAAGTTCCTCGTGCTCGCGCTCTATCCCTTCGTGCGGCTCAGCGAGACCATCACGCGCTTCCTCAAGGGCGGCGCGCACGGGCCGGTATTCTCGCGCGCGGATTTCCTGGCGATGGCCGAGCTCGGGCGACAGGAGGGGCGGCTGGATGCCTCCGAGGCATCGGTGATCCAGAACCTGCTCGAGTTCCGCGAGACGCGGGCGCGCCGGATCATGACGCCGCGCACCGTCGTCATCGCGGCGCGCGGGAGTGACACGGTCGGCGAGTTCCTGGAGCGGAACCCCGAGCTCGCGGTGTCCCGCCTTCCGGTCTACCGCGACGACATCGATACCGTCACCGGCATGGTGCTGAAGGACGACCTGCTCGCCGCCGCGGCGCGCGACGAGCACGACCGCCGCATCGACACCATCAGCCGCGAGGCCCTCTTCGTGCTCGACCAGCAACCGCTGCCGCGCCTGCTGCGCCAGCTCACCGAGGCGCGCGCACAGCTCGCCGTGGTGGTCGACGAGTACGGGGTCACCCAGGGCGTGGTGACGATGGAGGACGTCGTCGAGACGCTGCTCGGCCTCGAGATCATGGACGAGGCTGACACCATCGCCGACATGCAGGCCCTGGCGCGCGCCAACGGCAGGCACGCCGACCACGGCGCCTGA
- a CDS encoding amidase: MDYATYRGCDAIDLADAHARGEVDAATLLDLARCRLAEVDPALNAVCIAMDEIADARVGEPLSGAFSGVPFLVKDLIQDYAGVPTTAGSRALRERCPAQHADYTQRALDAGMVIFGKTATPELGLKAVTESVLWGATRNPWDTGRTPGGSSGGAAAAVAAGVVPMAGANDGGGSIRIPASHCGLFGLRPSRGLVPTTPATVEHWEGASSDGVVSRSVRDSARMLDVLAGPGRGAPYHAARPLDAYERLAAQLPGRLRIGWSTRSPIGADVDPECVHAVERTAALLESLGHEVVEAEPPVDGMLVARAYFGLYFGQVAAAVDEAVAAGARERQFERDTRTLAAIGRAISAGEYVRMRQRWTGIAQAAATFFDGHDLWLSPTVAAPPPRIGELDQPPAVQALQSVLLRLPAGRLLKSGRVVEQLAMEALARTPFTQFANLTGLPAMSVPLHWTAQNLPIGSQFTAPWGSEATLLALATQLESAQPWFTRVPEAAA; the protein is encoded by the coding sequence ATGGACTACGCCACCTATCGCGGCTGCGACGCCATCGACCTCGCCGACGCGCACGCGCGCGGCGAGGTCGACGCCGCCACTCTGCTGGATCTGGCGCGGTGCCGTCTGGCCGAGGTCGATCCCGCGCTGAATGCGGTCTGCATCGCCATGGACGAGATCGCCGACGCGCGCGTCGGCGAGCCGCTGTCCGGTGCCTTTTCCGGCGTGCCCTTCCTGGTCAAGGATCTGATCCAGGACTACGCCGGTGTGCCGACGACCGCGGGAAGCCGCGCACTGCGCGAGCGCTGTCCGGCGCAGCACGCCGACTACACGCAGCGCGCGCTGGATGCCGGCATGGTCATCTTCGGCAAGACCGCGACGCCGGAACTGGGCCTCAAGGCCGTCACCGAATCGGTGCTGTGGGGCGCGACCCGCAATCCGTGGGATACCGGGCGCACGCCCGGCGGATCCAGCGGCGGCGCCGCTGCGGCGGTCGCAGCCGGCGTGGTGCCGATGGCCGGCGCCAACGACGGTGGTGGATCGATCCGCATTCCGGCATCGCACTGCGGTCTCTTCGGCCTGCGGCCGTCGCGCGGTCTGGTGCCGACGACGCCGGCGACCGTCGAGCACTGGGAGGGTGCCTCCAGCGACGGCGTGGTGTCGCGCAGCGTGCGCGACAGCGCCCGCATGCTGGACGTGCTGGCCGGCCCCGGTCGCGGTGCGCCCTACCACGCGGCGCGGCCGTTGGATGCGTACGAGCGTCTCGCGGCGCAGCTGCCCGGGCGCCTGCGCATCGGCTGGAGCACGCGCTCGCCGATCGGCGCCGATGTGGATCCTGAATGCGTGCACGCGGTGGAGCGCACCGCGGCGCTGCTCGAGTCCCTCGGTCACGAGGTGGTCGAAGCCGAGCCGCCGGTCGACGGCATGCTGGTGGCACGCGCCTACTTCGGCCTGTACTTCGGTCAGGTGGCCGCGGCGGTGGACGAGGCCGTGGCGGCGGGCGCGCGCGAGCGCCAGTTCGAGCGCGACACGCGCACGCTGGCCGCGATCGGGCGGGCCATCTCGGCGGGCGAGTATGTGCGCATGCGGCAACGGTGGACCGGGATCGCGCAGGCTGCTGCCACCTTCTTCGATGGCCACGATCTCTGGCTGTCGCCCACGGTGGCGGCGCCGCCGCCGCGCATTGGCGAGCTCGATCAGCCGCCGGCCGTGCAGGCGCTGCAGTCGGTGCTCCTCCGCCTGCCCGCGGGGCGTCTGCTGAAGAGCGGTCGCGTCGTCGAGCAGCTGGCCATGGAGGCGCTGGCGCGCACGCCGTTCACTCAGTTCGCCAATCTCACCGGGCTGCCGGCGATGTCGGTGCCGCTGCACTGGACTGCGCAGAATCTCCCCATCGGCTCGCAGTTCACCGCGCCGTGGGGCAGCGAGGCGACGCTGCTGGCGCTGGCCACGCAGCTCGAGTCGGCCCAGCCCTGGTTCACGCGCGTGCCGGAAGCGGCCGCGTGA